A section of the Methanocaldococcus sp. FS406-22 genome encodes:
- a CDS encoding radical SAM protein — protein sequence MIKNVAIIYPNKFKAGISCLAVHVLANHLSKYRDLNVGVYFLENYERIRNFDAIFITLQYENDYFNAIKIVKNLRKTNPNAVFVAGGPCVMENFFPMAEFFDAFIVGEIENSDVMLKVINREFDVEGVYSKFLDKKKVKRIYPKKLGVEDYPIYQPTSEEGAYGKSFLLEIGRGCPRRCRFCLARAIYYPPRFRKLDDLMYLAEEGVKVNKVNKVALIAPSVGDYKYIVELCNFLDEKDIQISPSSLRADTLNDDLMRILKPKTLTIAPEAGSERLREFIKKDIKEEDIANAIDLAKKFGVEKIKLYFMVGIPTETDEDIEELINLTKKIKKDIRRVEISINPMIPKPHTDFEAEEFDLSSKKKIRYIEKSLRRENIKVEYENFNSMICQCVLARGDENLSKYLDTSKNPTSLVSALKKDKLLDRYLGRFEEKGVWRNIII from the coding sequence ATGATAAAAAATGTTGCTATAATCTATCCAAACAAATTTAAAGCAGGGATTTCTTGCTTAGCTGTGCATGTATTGGCTAATCATCTAAGCAAATATAGAGATTTAAATGTAGGAGTGTATTTCTTAGAGAATTATGAAAGGATAAGGAATTTTGATGCAATTTTTATCACTCTGCAGTATGAGAATGATTACTTTAATGCAATAAAGATAGTTAAAAATTTAAGAAAAACTAATCCTAATGCCGTCTTTGTTGCTGGAGGGCCATGTGTAATGGAAAATTTCTTTCCAATGGCTGAGTTTTTTGATGCATTTATAGTTGGAGAGATTGAAAATAGTGATGTAATGTTAAAAGTTATAAATAGAGAGTTTGATGTTGAAGGAGTTTATTCAAAGTTTTTAGATAAAAAGAAGGTTAAAAGAATCTATCCAAAAAAATTGGGAGTTGAGGATTATCCAATATATCAGCCAACCTCTGAAGAAGGAGCTTATGGAAAATCCTTCTTATTGGAGATTGGGAGAGGTTGCCCAAGAAGATGTAGATTTTGCTTAGCAAGAGCTATTTACTACCCACCAAGGTTTAGAAAGCTTGATGATTTGATGTATTTGGCAGAAGAAGGAGTTAAGGTTAATAAAGTTAATAAAGTAGCATTAATAGCTCCATCAGTTGGAGATTATAAGTATATAGTTGAACTCTGCAATTTTTTAGATGAGAAGGACATTCAAATATCTCCATCATCTTTAAGGGCAGATACTTTAAACGATGATTTAATGAGAATCTTAAAACCAAAGACCTTAACCATAGCTCCAGAGGCTGGAAGTGAAAGGTTGAGAGAATTTATAAAAAAAGACATTAAAGAGGAAGATATAGCCAATGCTATTGATTTGGCTAAGAAATTTGGAGTTGAGAAGATTAAACTCTATTTTATGGTTGGAATTCCAACAGAGACAGATGAGGACATTGAAGAGCTTATAAATTTAACAAAGAAAATAAAAAAAGACATTAGGAGAGTTGAAATCTCTATCAATCCAATGATTCCAAAGCCACATACGGATTTTGAGGCAGAGGAGTTTGATTTATCCTCTAAGAAAAAAATTAGGTATATTGAAAAATCTTTAAGAAGAGAAAACATCAAAGTGGAGTATGAGAACTTCAACTCCATGATTTGTCAGTGTGTGTTGGCAAGAGGAGATGAAAATCTTAGCAAATATTTAGATACTTCAAAAAATCCAACAAGCTTAGTTAGTGCTTTAAAGAAAGATAAATTATTGGATAGATACTTAGGAAGGTTTGAAGAGAAGGGAGTTTGGAGAAACATTATTATCTAA
- a CDS encoding DJ-1/PfpI/YhbO family deglycase/protease: protein MKRLAAILITLTLMSSMCITNPNEKRENMKNAKVLMVIAPKDFRDEELFEPMAVFESNGLKVDVVSTTKGECVGMLGNKITVEKTIYDVSPDDYVAIVIVGGIGSKEYLWNNTRLIELVKEFYNQNKVVSAICLSPVVLARAGILKNKKATVYPAPEAIEELKKAGAIYEDKGVVVDGNVVTAKSPEYARLFGLEVLKAIEKNKQ, encoded by the coding sequence ATGAAGAGGTTGGCAGCAATATTGATAACCCTGACCTTAATGTCTTCAATGTGCATAACTAATCCCAACGAAAAGAGGGAAAATATGAAAAATGCAAAAGTTTTAATGGTTATAGCTCCAAAGGATTTTAGAGATGAAGAGTTGTTTGAACCAATGGCTGTATTTGAATCTAATGGGTTGAAGGTTGATGTTGTCTCAACAACAAAAGGAGAATGTGTGGGGATGTTGGGGAATAAGATAACTGTTGAAAAAACTATCTATGACGTAAGCCCTGACGATTATGTAGCAATAGTTATAGTGGGGGGAATTGGTTCAAAAGAGTATTTGTGGAATAATACAAGATTAATAGAATTAGTTAAAGAGTTTTACAACCAAAATAAAGTTGTTTCGGCAATCTGTTTATCTCCAGTAGTTTTAGCAAGAGCAGGAATCTTAAAGAACAAAAAAGCTACTGTATATCCAGCTCCAGAGGCGATAGAAGAGCTGAAAAAAGCTGGAGCTATTTATGAAGATAAAGGGGTTGTTGTTGATGGTAATGTAGTTACTGCAAAATCCCCTGAGTATGCAAGATTGTTTGGTTTAGAGGTTTTAAAGGCAATAGAAAAAAATAAACAATAA
- a CDS encoding HAD family hydrolase, whose amino-acid sequence MKVAIVFDSAGTLVKIMRVIKDLKKNKFICNRQTVDIVDEKKGRALVIIKEDPLKVVDKEDPEKLISDLLKEVEIGISYCNPPINREGIFKDKKAKVKELQEPLNILKRYEVETGYGSALIVDTYAGEIEYTITTAGCLFKEVKETIKQLKELGVKVFIASGDRKGFIKRLAEITGVNEKYIMAEAHQELKRDLIINLKKEGYFTIMVGDGANDVPAMIESDLAVVTLQNGNVSKKALETADIKIYNIKEIVDVCKKVISGKIKGRKSS is encoded by the coding sequence ATGAAAGTGGCTATAGTGTTTGATAGTGCTGGGACTCTTGTAAAGATAATGAGAGTCATTAAAGATTTAAAGAAAAATAAGTTTATTTGCAACAGACAGACTGTTGACATTGTAGATGAAAAAAAGGGTAGAGCTTTAGTTATAATTAAAGAAGACCCTTTAAAAGTTGTAGATAAAGAAGACCCAGAAAAATTAATATCTGATTTACTAAAAGAGGTTGAAATTGGCATATCTTATTGTAATCCACCGATAAATAGAGAAGGGATTTTCAAAGATAAAAAAGCCAAGGTTAAAGAGTTGCAGGAGCCGTTGAATATTTTAAAGAGGTATGAGGTAGAGACAGGATATGGAAGTGCTTTAATTGTAGATACTTATGCTGGAGAGATTGAATACACTATAACAACTGCTGGATGTTTATTTAAAGAGGTTAAAGAAACAATTAAACAACTGAAAGAGTTGGGAGTTAAGGTTTTCATAGCCTCTGGAGATAGAAAAGGGTTTATAAAGAGATTGGCTGAGATTACGGGAGTTAATGAAAAATACATAATGGCAGAGGCCCATCAAGAGTTAAAGAGAGATTTAATAATAAACCTAAAAAAAGAGGGGTATTTTACAATAATGGTTGGAGATGGAGCTAACGATGTCCCAGCAATGATTGAAAGCGATTTGGCAGTTGTCACATTACAGAATGGAAATGTATCAAAGAAAGCCCTTGAAACAGCAGATATAAAGATTTACAATATAAAGGAAATTGTTGATGTTTGTAAAAAAGTTATTAGTGGAAAGATTAAAGGTAGAAAATCAAGTTAA
- the argC gene encoding N-acetyl-gamma-glutamyl-phosphate reductase, whose amino-acid sequence MKEVAIIGATGYTGAELLRLLANHEKVNVAYITSRKEAGKHVFKIHPHLKGIGKYKELYFTGDIDKVDADLVFTATPHGASMDIVPDFIERGMKVIDLSGDYRFEDLSLYEKYYKIKHKGLPDVKIAYGLPELHREEIKKAQLVANPGCFPTGAILAVAPLVKDGIIEERIIFDSKTGVSGAGVNPTETTHFPNVNENINPYKITTHRHTPEIEKELKKLGKAKVSFTPHLAPITRGILTTAHTFLAKDVDREGIIKLYEKFYENEIFVRVFSDVLPKLTWVRGTNFCDIGGFEIDEHGRLVVISAIDNLVKGASGQAIQNMNIMFGFDEKEGLFEIGLNP is encoded by the coding sequence ATGAAAGAAGTGGCTATAATTGGGGCTACTGGATACACAGGAGCTGAATTATTGAGATTATTGGCTAATCATGAAAAAGTTAATGTAGCATATATAACCTCAAGAAAAGAAGCTGGAAAGCATGTTTTCAAAATTCACCCACATTTAAAAGGTATTGGAAAATATAAAGAGCTTTATTTTACTGGAGATATTGATAAGGTTGATGCTGATTTAGTATTTACTGCAACACCACATGGAGCTTCAATGGATATAGTTCCAGATTTTATTGAGAGGGGAATGAAAGTTATTGACTTAAGTGGAGATTACAGATTCGAGGATTTAAGCTTGTATGAAAAATATTATAAAATAAAACATAAAGGATTGCCAGATGTGAAAATTGCTTATGGATTGCCAGAATTGCATAGAGAGGAGATAAAAAAAGCTCAACTTGTAGCAAATCCTGGCTGCTTCCCAACAGGGGCTATTTTGGCTGTTGCTCCATTAGTTAAAGATGGAATTATAGAGGAGAGAATTATATTTGATTCAAAAACTGGAGTTAGTGGAGCAGGAGTAAATCCAACGGAAACAACCCACTTCCCAAATGTAAATGAAAATATAAACCCTTACAAGATAACTACCCACAGACACACCCCAGAGATTGAAAAGGAATTAAAAAAACTTGGAAAGGCTAAAGTTTCATTCACTCCTCACTTAGCCCCAATAACAAGAGGAATTTTAACAACTGCACATACATTCTTAGCTAAAGATGTTGATAGAGAGGGGATAATTAAGCTCTATGAAAAGTTTTATGAGAATGAGATTTTTGTTAGAGTGTTTTCAGATGTTTTGCCAAAATTAACTTGGGTTAGAGGAACTAATTTCTGTGATATTGGTGGGTTTGAGATTGATGAACATGGTAGATTGGTGGTTATCTCAGCAATAGATAATTTAGTTAAGGGAGCAAGTGGGCAGGCAATACAGAACATGAATATAATGTTTGGATTTGATGAAAAAGAAGGGTTATTTGAAATAGGGTTGAATCCATAA
- the lysA gene encoding diaminopimelate decarboxylase codes for MFLGNDTVEIKDGRMFIDGYDAIELAEKFGTPLYVMSEEQIKINYNRYVEAFKRYEEETGKEFIVAYAYKANANLAITRLLAKLGCGADVVSGGELYIAKLSGVPSDKIVFNGNCKTKEEIIMGIEAKIRAFNVDSISELILINETAKEIGEIANVAFRINPNVDPKTHPKISTGLKKNKFGLDVESGIAMKAIKMALEMENVKVVGVHCHIGSQLTDISPFVEETRKVMDFVVELKKEGIEIEDVNLGGGLGIPYYKDKEIPTQKDLADAIINTMLQYQDKVEMPNLILEPGRSLVATAGYLLGKVHHIKETPVTKWVMIDAGMNDMMRPAMYEAYHHIINCKVKDEKEVVSVAGGLCESSDVFGRDRELDKVEVGDILAIFDVGAYGISMANNYNARGRPRMVLTSKKGVFLIRERETYADLIAKDIVPPHLL; via the coding sequence ATGTTTTTAGGCAACGATACGGTAGAGATAAAAGATGGAAGAATGTTTATAGATGGTTATGATGCAATTGAATTAGCAGAGAAGTTTGGAACCCCTCTATATGTGATGTCAGAGGAGCAAATAAAGATAAATTACAACAGATATGTTGAGGCATTTAAAAGATATGAGGAAGAGACAGGAAAAGAGTTTATTGTTGCCTATGCATATAAGGCAAATGCAAACTTAGCTATTACAAGATTGTTAGCTAAATTAGGTTGTGGGGCAGATGTTGTTAGTGGAGGAGAGTTGTATATAGCAAAGCTATCTGGAGTTCCTTCAGATAAAATTGTCTTTAATGGAAACTGTAAAACAAAGGAAGAGATTATAATGGGTATTGAAGCAAAGATAAGGGCTTTTAATGTTGATAGCATAAGTGAGCTAATCTTAATCAATGAAACAGCAAAAGAGATTGGAGAGATAGCAAATGTAGCTTTTAGAATAAATCCAAACGTTGACCCAAAAACACATCCAAAGATTTCAACTGGTTTAAAGAAAAATAAGTTTGGTTTGGATGTTGAGAGTGGAATTGCAATGAAAGCAATAAAAATGGCTTTAGAGATGGAGAATGTGAAGGTTGTTGGAGTCCATTGTCATATTGGTTCTCAATTAACAGATATAAGTCCATTTGTTGAAGAAACAAGAAAGGTTATGGATTTTGTTGTTGAATTAAAGAAAGAAGGTATTGAGATTGAGGATGTCAATTTAGGGGGAGGTTTAGGAATTCCTTACTATAAGGATAAAGAAATCCCAACTCAAAAAGATTTAGCTGATGCAATAATAAACACAATGCTTCAATATCAAGACAAGGTAGAGATGCCAAACCTCATATTAGAGCCAGGTAGAAGTTTGGTAGCTACTGCCGGCTATTTGTTAGGAAAAGTTCATCATATAAAAGAAACACCAGTAACAAAATGGGTTATGATTGATGCTGGAATGAACGATATGATGAGACCTGCAATGTATGAGGCATATCATCACATAATAAACTGTAAAGTTAAGGATGAAAAAGAGGTTGTGAGTGTAGCTGGAGGGCTTTGTGAGAGTAGTGATGTCTTTGGTAGAGATAGAGAGCTTGACAAGGTAGAGGTTGGAGATATATTGGCTATATTTGATGTTGGTGCTTATGGAATTAGCATGGCTAACAACTATAACGCAAGAGGAAGACCAAGAATGGTTTTAACAAGTAAGAAGGGAGTATTTTTAATAAGGGAGAGAGAAACTTATGCTGATTTAATTGCTAAGGATATAGTTCCTCCTCATTTACTATAA
- a CDS encoding (5-formylfuran-3-yl)methyl phosphate synthase yields the protein MILLVSPIDVEEAKEAIAGGADIIDVKNPKEGSLGANFPWMIKAIREVTPKDLLVSATVGDVPYKPGTISLAAVGAAISGADYIKVGLYGVKNYYQAVELMKNVVKAVKDIDEDKIVVAAGYADAYRVGAVEPLIIPKIARDAGCDVAMLDTAIKDGKTLFDFQSKEILAEFVDEAHSYGLKCALAGSIKKEHIPILKEIGTDIVGVRGAACKGGDRNNGRIDRELVRELKELCK from the coding sequence ATGATACTATTGGTAAGTCCTATAGACGTTGAAGAAGCAAAAGAGGCTATAGCTGGAGGAGCAGACATTATAGATGTAAAGAATCCAAAAGAAGGTTCTTTAGGAGCTAACTTTCCATGGATGATTAAGGCAATTAGAGAAGTGACTCCAAAAGATTTGTTGGTTAGTGCTACAGTTGGAGATGTTCCATACAAACCAGGAACAATTTCTTTAGCTGCTGTTGGAGCGGCTATAAGTGGAGCTGATTATATAAAAGTTGGATTGTATGGAGTTAAAAATTATTATCAGGCAGTTGAGTTAATGAAAAATGTTGTTAAAGCTGTTAAGGATATTGATGAAGATAAGATAGTTGTAGCTGCTGGTTATGCAGATGCTTATAGAGTTGGAGCTGTTGAACCATTAATAATCCCAAAGATTGCGAGAGATGCTGGATGCGATGTTGCTATGTTAGATACTGCAATAAAAGATGGGAAGACATTATTTGATTTCCAAAGTAAAGAGATTTTAGCTGAGTTCGTTGATGAAGCCCATAGCTATGGGTTGAAGTGTGCATTAGCTGGTTCAATAAAGAAGGAACATATACCAATCTTGAAGGAGATTGGAACAGATATTGTTGGTGTTAGGGGGGCTGCATGTAAAGGAGGAGATAGAAATAACGGTAGAATAGATAGAGAGTTAGTTAGAGAGTTGAAAGAGCTTTGTAAATAA
- the glmM gene encoding phosphoglucosamine mutase, with amino-acid sequence MGKLFGTSGIRMKNLSPKIAYKVGLAVAKKYKKVVVGRDTRTTGKLIETALTAGILNGGGEVTTINIVPTPVLGFNARNYDAGVMITASHNPPEYNGIKLFNKNGLAFNKKEEDEIEEIIFKEDFIEVEWHSVGEIWEDSRAIRNYMEHILKNVEVNEKFNVVVDCANASACLVSPYLFTDIGCHVISVNSHMDGRFIGRLPEPDEKNLRKTMDMIKGLNMSGESYIGIAHDGDADRMVAIDEKGRLADFDKLLAAFSRYMVEKTGNKTIVTTVDASMIIDEYLKDLDVKIIRTKVGDVAVAEEMIKNSAVFGGEPSGTWIHADIHLTPDGILSGLRVLEMLEFYNKKLYEILDEIPSYVNLREKIPCEDSKKEKVMNYVIENGEGIFKTVPETVDGARFNLENGWVLIRPSGTEPYIRVRVEAKNNKDAKELLEKGIKLVKDALTSS; translated from the coding sequence ATGGGAAAATTATTTGGAACTTCTGGAATAAGAATGAAAAACTTATCCCCAAAAATTGCTTATAAAGTTGGCTTAGCAGTAGCTAAAAAGTATAAAAAAGTTGTAGTTGGAAGAGATACAAGGACTACTGGGAAGTTAATCGAAACAGCATTAACAGCTGGGATTTTAAATGGTGGTGGAGAGGTTACAACTATAAATATAGTTCCAACACCTGTTTTAGGTTTTAACGCGAGGAATTATGATGCTGGAGTTATGATTACTGCCTCTCACAATCCTCCTGAGTATAATGGAATAAAGCTTTTTAATAAAAATGGTTTAGCTTTTAATAAAAAAGAAGAGGATGAGATAGAGGAAATTATATTCAAAGAGGATTTTATTGAAGTTGAGTGGCATAGTGTTGGCGAGATTTGGGAAGATAGTAGGGCAATAAGAAATTATATGGAGCATATTCTTAAAAATGTTGAAGTAAATGAGAAATTTAATGTGGTTGTTGATTGTGCAAACGCCTCTGCTTGCTTAGTATCACCATATCTATTTACAGATATTGGCTGTCATGTTATATCAGTCAATAGCCACATGGATGGAAGATTCATTGGTAGATTGCCAGAACCTGATGAAAAAAACTTAAGAAAGACAATGGACATGATTAAAGGCCTAAATATGAGTGGAGAGAGTTATATAGGCATAGCACACGATGGAGATGCAGATAGAATGGTAGCAATAGATGAAAAGGGAAGATTAGCTGATTTTGATAAGTTGTTAGCTGCTTTTTCAAGATATATGGTTGAAAAAACTGGCAATAAAACAATAGTTACAACAGTTGATGCCTCAATGATTATTGATGAATATTTAAAGGATTTAGATGTAAAAATTATAAGAACAAAGGTTGGAGATGTGGCTGTTGCTGAGGAGATGATTAAAAACTCTGCTGTTTTTGGTGGAGAGCCAAGTGGAACGTGGATTCATGCTGACATACATTTAACACCAGACGGTATTTTGAGTGGATTGAGAGTTTTAGAGATGTTAGAGTTCTACAATAAAAAATTATATGAAATATTGGATGAAATCCCATCTTATGTAAATTTAAGAGAGAAGATTCCATGCGAAGATAGCAAAAAAGAAAAAGTAATGAATTATGTTATTGAGAATGGGGAGGGGATATTTAAAACAGTTCCTGAGACAGTTGATGGAGCAAGGTTTAACTTAGAGAATGGATGGGTTTTAATAAGACCTTCAGGGACCGAGCCATATATAAGGGTTAGAGTTGAGGCAAAAAATAATAAAGATGCTAAAGAGTTGTTAGAAAAAGGGATAAAGTTAGTTAAAGATGCTTTAACCTCTTCATAA
- the glmU gene encoding bifunctional UDP-N-acetylglucosamine diphosphorylase/glucosamine-1-phosphate N-acetyltransferase GlmU: MDAIILCAGKGERLRPLTENRPKPMIPIAGKPILQHIIEKVEDLVNNIYLIVKYKKEKIVDYFKNHPKVKFLEQGEIDGTGQAVLTAKDYIDDEFLVINGDIIFEDNLDEFLKYNYAIAIKEVKNPENFGVVVLDENNNVIELQEKPENPKSNLINAGIYKFDRKIFELIEKTEISERGEREITDAIKLLIKEEKVKAIKLKGYWNDVGRPWDVLEANKYLLDKIKTDIKGKVEENVVIKGEVIIEEGAVVKANSVIEGPAIIKKGAVIGPLAYIRPYTVLMENTFVGNSSEVKASIIMKNTKIPHLSYVGDSIIGENCNFGCNTITANLRFDNKPVKINIKGKRVESVRKLGVIMGDNVKTGIQVSFMPGVKIGSNCWIGASCLIDRDVESNTFVYKRDELVFKKLINK, encoded by the coding sequence ATGGATGCTATAATACTATGTGCAGGGAAAGGAGAAAGGTTAAGACCGTTAACTGAAAATAGGCCAAAACCAATGATTCCTATAGCCGGAAAGCCAATTTTGCAACATATCATTGAGAAAGTTGAGGATTTGGTAAATAATATCTATCTAATTGTTAAGTATAAAAAAGAAAAGATTGTTGATTATTTTAAAAATCATCCAAAGGTTAAGTTTTTAGAGCAGGGAGAAATAGATGGAACTGGACAGGCAGTTTTAACTGCTAAGGATTACATAGATGATGAGTTTTTGGTTATAAATGGAGATATTATCTTTGAAGACAACTTAGATGAGTTTTTAAAATATAACTATGCTATTGCTATTAAAGAAGTAAAAAATCCAGAAAACTTTGGAGTTGTGGTTTTAGATGAAAATAATAACGTTATAGAACTCCAGGAAAAGCCAGAAAATCCAAAATCAAATCTAATAAATGCTGGAATATACAAATTTGATAGAAAGATTTTTGAATTAATTGAAAAAACAGAAATTTCTGAAAGAGGGGAGAGAGAAATTACAGATGCAATAAAACTTTTAATTAAAGAAGAAAAGGTTAAAGCTATTAAGTTAAAAGGATATTGGAACGATGTTGGAAGACCATGGGATGTATTGGAAGCAAATAAATATCTACTGGATAAGATAAAAACAGACATTAAAGGAAAGGTTGAGGAGAACGTTGTTATTAAAGGAGAGGTTATAATAGAGGAGGGGGCTGTTGTTAAAGCAAATTCAGTTATTGAAGGGCCAGCAATTATTAAAAAAGGAGCTGTTATAGGGCCGTTAGCTTATATAAGGCCATATACTGTTTTAATGGAAAATACCTTCGTTGGAAACTCATCTGAGGTTAAGGCAAGCATAATCATGAAGAATACAAAAATTCCTCACCTATCTTATGTTGGAGATAGTATAATTGGAGAAAACTGTAATTTTGGCTGTAATACAATCACTGCCAATCTAAGATTTGATAATAAACCAGTTAAGATTAATATAAAGGGTAAGAGAGTTGAGAGTGTTAGAAAATTGGGAGTTATAATGGGCGATAACGTTAAAACAGGTATTCAAGTTTCTTTTATGCCTGGGGTTAAAATTGGAAGTAACTGCTGGATTGGAGCAAGTTGTTTGATTGATAGGGATGTAGAGAGCAACACTTTTGTTTATAAGAGAGATGAATTAGTGTTTAAGAAGCTAATCAACAAATAA
- a CDS encoding deoxyuridine 5'-triphosphate nucleotidohydrolase, giving the protein MIIGANTSKNFFENLKEEQIQQCGIDLRVWKIFKIEGEGVIDFSNEKRKLPNYIEVFSSEKDECIKLESGVYIVKVADYIKIPENVAGFAYPRSSLLRMGATLYSAVHDPGYEGRPEYLLQVFNPITIYRYARIAQIVFVECKDVRGVYEGIYKGK; this is encoded by the coding sequence ATGATTATAGGAGCTAATACATCAAAAAACTTTTTTGAAAATTTGAAAGAGGAGCAGATTCAACAATGTGGAATTGATTTGAGAGTTTGGAAGATATTTAAGATAGAAGGAGAGGGAGTTATTGATTTCTCAAATGAAAAAAGAAAGTTACCAAACTATATTGAGGTATTCAGTTCTGAAAAAGATGAATGTATAAAATTAGAGAGTGGAGTTTATATTGTAAAGGTAGCTGATTATATAAAAATCCCAGAAAACGTTGCTGGCTTTGCATATCCAAGAAGTTCTCTATTGAGAATGGGAGCAACCTTATATTCTGCAGTTCATGACCCTGGCTATGAAGGAAGGCCAGAATATTTACTGCAGGTTTTTAATCCAATAACTATCTACAGATATGCAAGAATCGCCCAAATTGTTTTTGTTGAGTGTAAGGATGTTAGAGGAGTTTATGAAGGAATTTATAAAGGAAAATAA
- a CDS encoding homoserine kinase → MKIKVKAPCTSANLGVGFDVFGLCLKEPYDIVEVEAIDDKEIIIEVDDKNIPTDPDKNVAGIVAKKMLNDFNIDRGVKITIKKGVKAGSGLGSSAASSAGTAYAINELFKLNLDKLKLVDYASYGELASSGAKHADNVAPAIFGGFTMVTNYEPLEILHIPIDFKLDILIAIPNISINTKEAREILPKSVGLKDLVNNVGKACGMVYALYNKDKSLFGRYMMSDKVIEPVRGKLIPNYFKVKEELKDKVYGITISGSGPSIIAFPKEEFIDEVEEILRGYYENTIRTEVGKGVGVL, encoded by the coding sequence ATGAAAATTAAAGTAAAAGCCCCTTGCACATCTGCTAATTTAGGAGTAGGCTTTGATGTATTTGGTTTATGCCTAAAAGAACCTTATGATATAGTTGAAGTTGAGGCAATAGATGATAAAGAAATTATTATTGAAGTAGATGACAAAAACATCCCTACAGACCCAGATAAAAATGTTGCTGGGATTGTTGCAAAGAAGATGCTGAATGATTTTAATATTGATAGAGGAGTTAAGATAACAATAAAAAAAGGAGTTAAAGCAGGTAGTGGTCTTGGGAGTTCAGCAGCTTCATCAGCAGGGACTGCCTATGCTATAAATGAGTTATTTAAGCTTAATTTGGATAAATTAAAGTTGGTAGATTATGCCTCTTATGGAGAACTTGCATCTTCAGGAGCTAAACACGCTGACAACGTAGCTCCGGCTATATTTGGAGGTTTTACAATGGTAACAAACTATGAGCCATTAGAGATTTTACATATACCAATAGATTTCAAGCTTGATATTTTAATAGCTATTCCTAACATTTCAATAAACACAAAGGAAGCAAGGGAAATACTGCCAAAAAGTGTTGGCTTAAAAGATTTGGTAAATAATGTTGGAAAGGCTTGTGGAATGGTTTATGCCCTTTATAATAAAGATAAATCATTATTTGGAAGGTATATGATGTCTGATAAAGTTATAGAGCCAGTTAGAGGAAAACTCATCCCTAACTATTTTAAAGTCAAAGAAGAGCTTAAAGACAAAGTTTATGGCATTACAATTAGTGGTTCCGGCCCTTCAATCATTGCATTTCCAAAAGAGGAGTTTATTGATGAGGTTGAAGAGATTTTGAGGGGCTATTATGAAAATACAATAAGAACAGAGGTTGGTAAGGGAGTTGGGGTTTTATAA
- a CDS encoding TrkA family potassium uptake protein yields MYIIIAGIGRVGYTLAKSLSEKGHDIVLIDIDKEKCKKASADIDALVINGDCTKIKTLEEAGIEDADMYIAVTGKEEVNLMSTLLAKSCGVKKTIARISEIEYKDVFERLGVDVVISPELIAANYIEKLIERPGILDLTIVGRGEAEILEFIIPEKSKVVNKKIKELGRPQDYLIIAIYDGDELKIPSGDTELKSGDRVLVLVKKDAADAIRKMFLEE; encoded by the coding sequence ATGTATATAATAATAGCTGGGATTGGTAGAGTTGGTTATACTTTAGCTAAATCTCTATCTGAAAAAGGGCATGACATTGTTTTAATTGACATAGATAAGGAGAAGTGCAAAAAGGCGTCTGCAGATATAGATGCTTTAGTGATTAATGGGGACTGCACAAAGATAAAAACATTGGAGGAGGCTGGAATAGAGGATGCAGATATGTATATAGCGGTTACTGGAAAGGAAGAGGTTAATTTAATGAGCACTCTATTAGCTAAGAGTTGTGGAGTTAAGAAAACCATTGCAAGGATTTCAGAGATTGAGTATAAGGATGTTTTTGAAAGGCTTGGAGTTGATGTAGTTATCTCCCCAGAATTGATAGCTGCTAACTATATAGAAAAATTAATAGAAAGACCAGGAATTTTAGATTTAACTATTGTTGGTAGAGGAGAAGCAGAGATTTTAGAGTTTATAATCCCAGAAAAGTCCAAGGTAGTTAATAAGAAGATTAAAGAGCTTGGAAGACCACAAGATTATTTAATAATTGCCATCTATGATGGGGATGAGCTAAAAATCCCAAGTGGAGACACTGAATTAAAATCAGGAGATAGAGTTTTAGTTTTAGTTAAGAAAGATGCCGCTGATGCTATAAGAAAGATGTTTTTAGAAGAATAA